The following are from one region of the Nymphaea colorata isolate Beijing-Zhang1983 chromosome 7, ASM883128v2, whole genome shotgun sequence genome:
- the LOC116257272 gene encoding non-specific lipid transfer protein GPI-anchored 1-like isoform X1, translating into MAKTLLVVALLLVAVVGRSSAELSADEQKKCQAEVTKLMDCLPYAQKSTNEPAAKCCASVTDIRTADAACLCYLLAATLKGDDAVKQLNLDRSRMLSLPNVCKLQNTSISDCPAQLKLSPNSPDYALFNSSATPAPGAPPKVSTTTTTTTSAGSPSSDAYSPRSSQNSPTSGSSSFAIYAVSVAVAAFFVIFLTWP; encoded by the exons ATGGCCAAGACGCTGCTGGTGGTGGCGCTGCTGCTCGTGGCCGTCGTCGGCCGGTCGTCGGCGGAGCTCTCCGCCGACGAGCAGAAAAAGTGCCAGGCCGAGGTGACGAAGCTGATGGACTGCCTCCCGTACGCGCAGAAGTCGACCAACGAGCCCGCGGCGAAGTGCTGCGCGTCGGTCACCGACATAAGGACGGCGGACGCCGCGTGCCTTTGCTACCTCCTCGCCGCCACCCTCAAGGGCGACGACGCCGTCAAGCAGCTCAATCTCGACAGATCCAGGATGCTGTCCCTCCCTAACGTCTGCAAGCTTCAGAACACCTCCATCTCCGACTGCCCAG CACAACTGAAGTTGTCGCCGAACTCGCCGGACTACGCACTCTTCAACAGCTCAGCTACTCCAGCTCCAG GCGCTCCACCAAAGgtatcaacaacaacaacaaccacaACCAGTGCAGGATCGCCATCTTCGGATGCTTATAGTCCACGGTCGAGCCAgaacagtccaacctctggatccag TAGCTTCGCCATTTACGCGGTTTCTGTCGCTGTCGCTGCATTCTTCGTCATCTTCCTAACCTGGCCATGA
- the LOC116257272 gene encoding non-specific lipid transfer protein GPI-anchored 1-like isoform X2, with translation MAKTLLVVALLLVAVVGRSSAELSADEQKKCQAEVTKLMDCLPYAQKSTNEPAAKCCASVTDIRTADAACLCYLLAATLKGDDAVKQLNLDRSRMLSLPNVCKLQNTSISDCPAQLKLSPNSPDYALFNSSATPAPGAPPKVSTTTTTTTSAGSPSSDAYSPRSSQNSPTSGSSFAIYAVSVAVAAFFVIFLTWP, from the exons ATGGCCAAGACGCTGCTGGTGGTGGCGCTGCTGCTCGTGGCCGTCGTCGGCCGGTCGTCGGCGGAGCTCTCCGCCGACGAGCAGAAAAAGTGCCAGGCCGAGGTGACGAAGCTGATGGACTGCCTCCCGTACGCGCAGAAGTCGACCAACGAGCCCGCGGCGAAGTGCTGCGCGTCGGTCACCGACATAAGGACGGCGGACGCCGCGTGCCTTTGCTACCTCCTCGCCGCCACCCTCAAGGGCGACGACGCCGTCAAGCAGCTCAATCTCGACAGATCCAGGATGCTGTCCCTCCCTAACGTCTGCAAGCTTCAGAACACCTCCATCTCCGACTGCCCAG CACAACTGAAGTTGTCGCCGAACTCGCCGGACTACGCACTCTTCAACAGCTCAGCTACTCCAGCTCCAG GCGCTCCACCAAAGgtatcaacaacaacaacaaccacaACCAGTGCAGGATCGCCATCTTCGGATGCTTATAGTCCACGGTCGAGCCAgaacagtccaacctctggatccag CTTCGCCATTTACGCGGTTTCTGTCGCTGTCGCTGCATTCTTCGTCATCTTCCTAACCTGGCCATGA
- the LOC116257272 gene encoding non-specific lipid transfer protein GPI-anchored 1-like isoform X3 encodes MAKTLLVVALLLVAVVGRSSAELSADEQKKCQAEVTKLMDCLPYAQKSTNEPAAKCCASVTDIRTADAACLCYLLAATLKGDDAVKQLNLDRSRMLSLPNVCKLQNTSISDCPAQLKLSPNSPDYALFNSSATPAPGAPPKVSTTTTTTTSAGSPSSDAYSPRSSQNSPTSGSRGGAMA; translated from the exons ATGGCCAAGACGCTGCTGGTGGTGGCGCTGCTGCTCGTGGCCGTCGTCGGCCGGTCGTCGGCGGAGCTCTCCGCCGACGAGCAGAAAAAGTGCCAGGCCGAGGTGACGAAGCTGATGGACTGCCTCCCGTACGCGCAGAAGTCGACCAACGAGCCCGCGGCGAAGTGCTGCGCGTCGGTCACCGACATAAGGACGGCGGACGCCGCGTGCCTTTGCTACCTCCTCGCCGCCACCCTCAAGGGCGACGACGCCGTCAAGCAGCTCAATCTCGACAGATCCAGGATGCTGTCCCTCCCTAACGTCTGCAAGCTTCAGAACACCTCCATCTCCGACTGCCCAG CACAACTGAAGTTGTCGCCGAACTCGCCGGACTACGCACTCTTCAACAGCTCAGCTACTCCAGCTCCAG GCGCTCCACCAAAGgtatcaacaacaacaacaaccacaACCAGTGCAGGATCGCCATCTTCGGATGCTTATAGTCCACGGTCGAGCCAgaacagtccaacctctggatccag gggtggggccatggcctag
- the LOC116257579 gene encoding acetolactate synthase 2, chloroplastic-like — translation MASTTMKVAATTTITTTTTKSFLPTKSPSYHHHNLTIPPPSCSSRRATALTIRNALPPSQQPRHKSLDHATATVPTQHERRSAVAAQSIPAPFVSRFPPDEPRKGADILVEALEREGVSHVFAYPGGASLEIHQALTRSSSIENVLCRHEQGEIFAAEGYARSTGRVGVCIATSGPGATNLVSGLADALLDSVPLVAITGQVPRRMIGTDAFQETPIVEVTRSITKHNYLVLDVDDIPRIVHEAFFLASSGRPGPVLIDIPKDIQQQLAIPNWMQKMKLHGYNQRLPKLPISSQVELIVDMIASAKKPVLYIGGGCINSGEELRRFIELTGIPVTSTLMGLGIFPSAADLSLQMLGMHGTVYANYAVDQADLLLAFGVRFDDRVTGKLEAFASRASIVHIDIDPAEIGKNKQPHVSLCSDIRPALELLNELLVQREEVLQSLDFSGWRVELEEQKRRWPLSFQSFGDAIPPQYAIKVLDELTEGEAIISTGVGQHQMWAAQWYKYKRPRQWLTSGGLGAMGFGLPAAIGAAVGNPGTLVIDIDGDGSFVMNVQELATIRAYNLPVKIMLLNNQHLGMVVQWEDRFYKANRAHTYLGDPAKESEIFPNMTKFAEACNIPTARVTRKSELEAAIRKMLDTPGPYLLDVIVPHQEHVLPMIPSGGAFKDVITEGDGRRSY, via the coding sequence ATGGCGTCTACCACTATGAAGGTAGCAGctaccaccaccatcaccaccaccaccaccaaaagCTTCCTTCCTACCAAGAGCCCTAGCTACCATCACCACAACTTAACAATCCCCCCTCCTTCATGCTCATCACGCAGAGCCACTGCACTTACCATCAGAAACGCTCTTCCCCCATCCCAGCAGCCCCGCCATAAATCACTCGATCACGCCACCGCCACCGTCCCAACGCAGCACGAGCGCCGTTCCGCCGTCGCCGCCCAGTCGATCCCTGCGCCCTTCGTCTCTCGTTTCCCTCCGGATGAGCCGCGCAAGGGAGCGGACATCCTCGTTGAGGCGCTTGAGCGTGAGGGCGTCTCTCACGTCTTCGCGTATCCTGGTGGCGCCTCCTTGGAGATCCACCAGGCCCTTACTCGCTCTTCCTCCATCGAGAACGTCCTCTGCCGGCATGAGCAGGGCGAGATCTTCGCTGCCGAGGGCTACGCCCGATCGACGGGCCGCGTCGGCGTTTGCATCGCTACCTCCGGCCCCGGCGCCACCAACCTTGTCAGCGGCCTCGCCGACGCCCTCCTTGACAGCGTACCGCTCGTCGCCATCACCGGTCAGGTTCCCCGCCGTATGATCGGCACTGACGCCTTCCAGGAAACCCCCATCGTCGAGGTCACCCGCTCCATCACCAAGCACAATTACCTAGTTCTCGACGTTGACGACATCCCACGCATCGTCCATGAGGCCTTCTTCCTCGCCTCCTCTGGCCGCCCGGGCCCTGTCCTAATCGACATCCCCAAGGACATCCAGCAGCAATTGGCCATCCCCAACTGGATGCAGAAGATGAAACTCCATGGTTACAATCAGAGATTGCCGAAACTCCCCATCTCTTCCCAGGTCGAGCTCATCGTTGATATGATCGCCAGTGCAAAGAAGCCCGTTCTGTATATCGGTGGCGGCTGTATCAATTCCGGCGAGGAGCTCCGCCGGTTCATCGAGCTCACTGGCATCCCCGTCACGAGCACTCTAATGGGTCTCGGCATCTTTCCTTCTGCTGCTGATCTTAGTCTGCAGATGCTGGGGATGCACGGGACGGTTTACGCGAACTATGCGGTCGATCAGGCCGATCTGTTGCTCGCCTTTGGTGTGAGGTTCGACGATCGGGTGACCGGAAAACTGGAGGCGTTTGCGAGTCGGGCGAGCATCGTTCATATCGATATTGACCCAGCTGAGATCGGGAAGAACAAGCAGCCCCATGTATCGCTCTGTTCAGATATCCGGCCGGCGTTGGAACTGCTCAACGAGCTGTTGGTGCAGCGGGAGGAGGTTCTTCAGAGTCTAGACTTCTCAGGGTGGAGGGTTGAATTGGAGGAACAGAAGCGGAGATGGCCATTGAGCTTTCAGTCATTCGGCGATGCGATCCCCCCGCAGTATGCCATCAAAGTGCTTGACGAATTGACTGAGGGGGAGGCGATCATCAGCACTGGAGTCGGGCAGCATCAAATGTGGGCGGCTCAGTGGTACAAGTACAAGAGGCCTCGGCAGTGGCTGACTTCTGGTGGATTGGGGGCAATGGGGTTCGGTCTGCCGGCTGCAATAGGAGCAGCAGTCGGCAATCCAGGTACCCTGGTGATTGACATTGACGGGGACGGCAGCTTCGTCATGAATGTGCAAGAATTGGCCACCATTAGAGCGTACAACCTGCCTGTGAAGATCATGCTACTGAACAACCAGCACCTGGGTATGGTGGTTCAGTGGGAAGATCGATTCTACAAGGCGAATAGAGCGCACACTTATCTCGGAGATCCAGCAAAAGAGTCCGAGATATTTCCTAACATGACGAAATTTGCAGAGGCCTGTAATATTCCAACTGCCCGCGTGACTCGGAAGTCGGAACTGGAGGCAGCCATTCGGAAGATGTTGGACACTCCAGGGCCTTACTTGCTGGATGTGATTGTCCCGCATCAGGAGCACGTCTTGCCGATGATTCCCAGCGGAGGGGCATTCAAGGATGTGATTACGGAGGGAGATGGCAGGAGAAGTTACTGA